In Raphanus sativus cultivar WK10039 unplaced genomic scaffold, ASM80110v3 Scaffold1806, whole genome shotgun sequence, one DNA window encodes the following:
- the LOC130504790 gene encoding probable serine/threonine-protein kinase PBL25, which translates to MSCFSCFSSKSLENEGFSMPAPYRQPGSPKRTRQVVANNAASQSNNIEAQSFSFRELATATNNFRLENLIGEGGFGRVYKGKLDKTGQVVAVKQLDRNGLQGQKEFLVEVLMLSLLHHSNLVNLIGYCADGDQRLLVYEYMPLGSVEDHLLDLEPDQKPLDWNSRMKIALGAAKGLEYLHDKANPPVIYRDLKSSNLLLDQDFDTKLSDFGLAKLGPTGDTLHVSSRVMGTYGYCAPEYQRTGQLTVKSDVYSFGVVLLELITGRRVIDTTRPSHENNLVTWAQPIFRDPTRFPELADPLLQGQFPEKSLNQAVAVAAMCLNEEPLVRPLISDVVTALSFLGESSDFSNADSSHLQQNPSETYHDAVQWDSSPR; encoded by the exons ATGAGTTGTTTCTCGTGTTTCTCTTCAAAAAGTTTGGAAAATGAAGGTTTTTCCATGCCTGCTCCCTATAGGCAACCAGGCTCACCTA AGAGAACAAGACAAGTAGTGGCCAATAATGCAGCCTCGCAATCCAACAACATCGAGGCTCAGAGTTTCTCATTCCGTGAATTAGCCACCGCGACAAATAATTTCAGGCTAGAGAACCTCATTGGCGAAGGCGGCTTCGGGCGGGTCTATAAAGGAAAGCTCGACAAGACAGGACAG GTCGTGGCAGTGAAACAGCTTGATAGGAATGGACTACAAGGACAAAAAGAGTTCTTGGTCGAGGTGTTGATGCTTAGTCTTCTTCATCATTCGAATCTTGTGAACCTAATTGGCTACTGCGCTGACGGAGACCAAAGACTTCTTGTTTACGAATATATGCCTCTTGGATCCGTCGAAGACCATCTCCTCG ATCTTGAACCGGACCAGAAACCACTAGACTGGAACTCGCGTATGAAGATCGCGTTAGGAGCAGCAAAAGGACTTGAGTATCTCCATGATAAAGCCAATCCTCCAGTGATTTATCGAGATCTTAAATCATCAAATCTATTGCTTGACCAAGATTTCGATACAAAACTCTCAGATTTTGGTTTAGCAAAGCTTGGGCCTACCGGAGACACACTACACGTGTCTTCCCGAGTTATGGGAACTTACGGTTATTGTGCTCCTGAGTATCAGAGAACCGGCCAACTTACTGTTAAATCAGATGTTTATAGTTTTGGAGTTGTGCTGTTGGAATTGATAACAGGAAGACGAGTTATCGACACAACGAGACCTAGTCATGAAAATAATTTGGTTACTTGG GCGCAACCAATTTTCAGAGACCCAACTAGATTCCCAGAGCTAGCTGATCCATTGCTACAAGGCCAATTTCCAGAAAAGAGTTTGAACCAAGCTGTAGCTGTAGCGGCAATGTGCCTCAATGAAGAACCTTTGGTTAGACCACTAATCAGCGACGTTGTTACAGCCCTCAGCTTCCTTGGTGAATCTTCCGACTTTTCCAACGCTGATTCTAGCCATTTACAACAAAATCCATCAGAGACATATCATGATGCAGTTCAGTGGGATTCAAGCCCTAGATAA
- the LOC108823420 gene encoding 60S ribosomal protein L13a-2, whose protein sequence is MVSGSGICAKRVVVDARHHMLGRLASIIAKELLNGQKVVVVRCEEICLSGGLVRQKMKYMRFLRKRMNTKPSHGPIHFRAPSKIFGRTVRGMIPHKTKRGAAALARLKVFEGVPPPYDKVKRMVIPDALKVLRLQAGHKYCLLGRLSSEVGWNHYDTIKELEVKRKEKSQAVYERKKQLIKLRTKAEKVAEEKLGSQLDVLAPIKY, encoded by the exons ATGGTGTCTGGTTCAGGGATATGCGCGAAGCGCGTCGTGGTCGACGCGAGGCACCACATGCTGGGCCGTCTCGCTTCGATCATAGCTAAGGAGCTGCTCAACGGACAGAAGGTTGTTGTTGTCCGATGCGAAGAGATATGTCTGTCAGGTGGATTGGTTCGACAGAAAATGAAGTACATGAGGTTTCTCAGGAAACGCATGAACACTAAACCTTCTCACGGTCCTATTCACTTCAGGGCTCCCTCTAAGATCTTCGGGCGTACCGTTCGTGG GATGATTCCACACAAGACCAAGCGTGGTGCTGCGGCGCTTGCACGCTTGAAGGTTTTTGAAGGAGTCCCACCTCCTTACGACAAGGTCAAGAGAATGGTCATTCCTGATGCTCTCAA ggttttgagGCTCCAAGCTGGTCACAAGTACTGCTTGTTGGGTCGTCTCTCTTCTGAGGTTGGCTGGAACCATTACGACACCATTAAG GAGCTTGAGGTCAAAAGAAAGGAGAAGTCACAGGCTGTGTATGAGCGCAAGAAGCAACTCATCAAGCTTAGGACCAAGGCCGAGAAGGTTGCTGAGGAGAAACTTGGATCCCAGCTTGATGTTCTTGCACCGATCAAGTACTAG